Genomic DNA from Coffea arabica cultivar ET-39 chromosome 7e, Coffea Arabica ET-39 HiFi, whole genome shotgun sequence:
AAAAATTAGTGTACTAAAGTATGGATTTGAAGACCAAAAGGGAAGGAAAATGCAGTGCTAAGTAACCTTATCTTGATGACGCTAGTAAAGAAAAAACAGACTTGTTCTTAGAGCCATTGGTTAATGCATGGTTAAAGGTAGATATGCCCTATAGTACGAGAACTATTGAGTCTAAGGTATTATGTGCTAACCGATTGATTTTGTTAACAACAAAGACCGTGTTTTGCAGTCTCAATTATTCTTATGTATAAGTAATGGGGCCAATATGCAATATATGGATGAAGGATTATTAGTAACGTAAATTGTTTGTAGAAATATATGCATGGTCTCCTTAGTGCTTATCACCTCTTGAATATTAGAAAGAACATATTGGCTTTTTGTAGTGTAAGATGTTGAAAGTTTCAGATGTGAGCTTTATTCTCATGCCTTTCAGTAATTGCTGGAGTTCTTTTTGGTGTAGTGCTATTACATTTCACCCTATATGGACATATATTTAATCTGTCACCATTTTGGAAACAATGAAAAAGTTGTTTGTTTGCAAACTCAAGCCAAGTTGATACTTAGTTCTGCCTTTTTGTGAATTCTTAGACTAGAAAACTGAAAGAGCTGCTGGAGGATTCTCTGGGGTGGAACTTCCGGCAAAATAGTGCTGTTGATGGGATGTACTTTGAGGATGATGACGAGGTTTGCATGATAGGACTACAGCATACTACTAGTAGTTATGTTCTATTACGAAAGAAACAGAGACAGACAATTTATTCTTTCATAATCTTTACTGAACATGTTTTTCAACTTCACAGTTTGCTCCGGTGGTTGAGATGTTAGATGAGTCATTTAATGATGGTGCCCCGGTTTCATAGAAGCGAGCCGAAACGTGCATCACTTTAGCATCTGGAATCACTCAAAAAGACTTTAAGCTTGCTTGCAGGAAAGCATCGAGTGAGCCCTTGTTTCAGTTTGTGCCTTTAGTTTTCACTGACAAAATGTGGTTTTGAAACGCTTTAACATCATGCTATACTTTTGCACATAACCATCTCAATGTACATTCTTCTTTTGTAGCTAGACTCTCCAAATCTGCCTAGGCTGGTACTCCGAAGCGTTGATCTGATTTTTGAGTTTCAGCGATGTTTTCATGTCAAGTCTTTTCTGTACTACTCATATTTATCATGCTTAACTTACACTGCGTGTACAGTAATTTCATGAATCGTCCAGTGCTGTAATTTTTCTCGATTATTCCCATCTCAGTTTCTTTAGCTAGCTGCGGGACATGTCAGGTTCTAAGAAGCCAAAATGTCTCAAGATCAAGTCTGAAAATTTCTCTAGTAATAGGAAACTAAAGAGGAACCTTGACTTCGGATGTTTTCCTGGTAACTCGTTTGTATGTAAACAAATATTTACAGACTTGGCTCCCTCAGAAATTGGACTACTCTCGATAAACAGGGAGTAATAGGCAGAAATTGTTTTTATCATGCTTTGAACTATGAAATAAAAAAGGGAGATAACTAGTTCAACAAAAATTAAGGACAGGATACAATCTACAGGTATATGCTTTAGAGACTTTCCCAAAACTTTTGCTCCACAGTAATtgaaaatgtttgaaaattacTTTCACTTTCTTGGTTGGGGCTTCACGGTATCCAAACCGGAATGCAGTTAAAATTCCATGCCACTCCTTGCAGGTATATGATTTATGCTTGTGCCAGTTGGAACTTGTAATTGCGAGAAATGACAGTTTTAAAGAGCTATGAGACTTGACCGATTAAACTAGGAATAACTATTAGATTCGAAGTTCGATTTGGTTACATCCGTTTATGCGATCTTCGACTAATTATCATCTAACAAATGTTCATAAGAAAATCCAGAGAGTAAATTTGCAATAAGCCAACATACAAGAgatagctcaaaaaaaaaaaaaaaaagggatcagCAAGCAATAAAACGACAAAAAGGCAAAAAAGGTCCGAAAGACCTCCGTCGCGGCAGAATGCTAAGGACACTCTGGGGAATGAGTGTACGCATCTGATTTGGCAGCGCCGGTCGGAATTCCGAAATGGTATTAGCCCAAATAAAAATGGCCCGGCGTCCCTATTCCCGCCTTTTATTTCTTCCTTGCCACTTCAATATCACACCGCAAGCGCCCTTACGGTCGCCATTTCTCGCAGCCTTGCAGTCTATTCCTGCCAACTCCGGTTCACTTGTCGTTAACTTTGGCTGTCGTTGCCCCATGCCGCACTTCCAGAAGCAAGGTCACCTTATACCTACCCCCTATTTGTGAAAATTTCCCACAGAAAGCTACCACTAGTAGTGCCTCTCAGGATGACCAATTTCTAagttgaactttttttttttgttggccctaaattttcttgtttttcctgGCAGCAGCAAGATCGTATGCTCGTGGGAGGCGTTCAGATTACGATTTATTTGGCGGTAAAGTTCCGGGGTCCAAGGAATTTCGAAAAACTTGGGCAAAACAAATGAACGACGAAGAGGATTGCCTGTGGACAGCAAGCGAAGATGACGAAAGCGATAAGGAAGATGATCATAGCCGTCTGAAAAAAGACATCAAGAAGGCTAAGCAACGAGCGAAGGAGCATTCTGATCGTATTGATGCTGATGACAGTGATGAACTGTGGAGCGTGTGGTCCGGAAGTGATGAGGAGAAGACACTTTGGACTGGTAGTGAAGAGGACGATGACGATGATATTCCGACAGAGCCTTACCCGAATGAGAGGAGTGATCAGTATATAGATAGGTTGTTTGAGTTCGAGGAGAAACCGAAATATCGTACACTGTCCGAGGCATTGAAAGATGAGGAAGGACCTGAAGAGTTATCACCTGGAAAACAAGCCAGGAAACTTGCTCTTCAGAATGCATTGAAGAAGCTGAAGAAAGGGCCAGATGGGAGGTACACTAATGTTTGGGAGGTGATGAGTGATTTGGACGTTTTGATAGCAGCATTCGAGAACATTGTTTCAGGACCAGAATACGAGGAACTTAGGCAAGGGGGGCCGAAGAAATTGAATATGGAGTTTTTCAAGGATATTCAAGCTAAAATGAGGGATCCAAACTACAAGTTTTCGCCGGAGTTGAAGTTGAAACCAAAGAGCAAGTTTGTTCCGAGAAAGAGATGGCAGAAGGCGCAATCTAGACGTAGGAAAGCACAGAAGCGCTAGTTAATTGTTGCCTTCATTTTACCACCACATTATGTAAATTCTTGGGAAATTCTTTTTTTCATGCATCTTAGTGCCTTTACCTATCTTGATCTAAATACTGTTCCATATCCAGGGATGCTCATTGTTGTCCCGAGTCATATTAACAAACTTTTAATATTTGTACTACTCAACTGCACTATttatgtttggaaaaaaaaattttcctattAATTCAGGACAAGATAGATTATTTAGTTCATCAGTGTTAAAGTTCGAATTGTGAATAATGTACTATCGTGCCTTATAGATGACTTTGATTCTCAATTCTTACTAGTTTACCGGGATAAATATAAATGTAAATGACGTAACATCTGAAACATTTTCTGCCTGGCTCTCTCTTAGGTTACAATAGAATAGGATTATATAAATAAGGTgaggatgaaaaaaaaaaaactaaagatgCTAAATGACACAACTTTCAGTGACATAATAGATGTTTTGCTCAATCGCAAAGTCACTTCTTCCAACAGTAGTGAGTGATGAGCGCACTTAAACAACAAAAGTTCATAAAATGATATTTATCCTAGAGCTAGTAATAATTCCAGGAATATGGAGTAAGAGTGGGTGATACAGGATTCAAAGTTCCCTGAGTCTGATGCAGGTAAGTGATATCATTCATCATTGGATTGTAGTTGGCATGCATATCTGGGATGGCATTGTTCATTATCACTGGAGTTGGAAGCTTGTAGTGGTACTGCTGCATGTTATTTCTCATCATGAATGGTGAATAATAATGGTCATAAGCGGGGAGTGATTGCAAGTGTTGGAGTCCAGGGTATCCTCTATCTTCATAGCCAGCAAAAGCACCTGCATACTTGCTAGAATCTGGAAAATCCGTGGGCCTCGGTTTTCCTCCTAGGCTCTGTACATCAGGTACTACATCTCCGTTCCAAGCAAGAGGTGCATTATTCCCCACTGCCAGTGCCCTATTGTTGTTCTCACCCATTAAAGATTTGATTCCAGCATTCTCGTCTAAatacctctcaagagcccaatcATCAATTCCCCTGTCATACACAGAGGCCAACTTGGGCTGGATATTGGAGGCACTAACACCATCTGGAAGGTAAGCACCATCTGGAGGCCAATTGGATAATTCTTGGAGACTTTGGAACTGCCTAGTCCTTGGTCTCCAAAGCTCAGCATGTTTTCCAGCTTTCATCAACTTCCTGATTAATGTTGCACAATCCACAGTTCCTGATACCTTGACCTTCTGCTCTTCACAATCTATGCTCACTACGTAAACTCCTGAATTTAAGACCCAAAACAACAATAAACAAGAAGTTGAAATACCCACAGAACTATTAGCATAAGCATTGTCACATAGGAGGAGTGTTAGTTGCCTAGAACTTGAAACAGGGTAGGAAGAGATTCTGGAAAAATACAATATAAATTTTTGTGTAGTGCAGTATAGTTACAGGAATAGGAGACTTATATTCATGAAGAGCCAAAGAATTGGGAGCTAAAACTAACAGATCAGCGATGAAGAAACTGGTATCAGATCAGAAATACAGGGTCCTGTCAACCATATTTTGCAAATGACGAAGTTCTAAAACATTTTCCAACACTCAGTAACTAGATATAAACTCTGATTAGTACGGTTGATGCTCTAGCCTTGTGGTACAACCTGGAATAAGTAAAAGGAGAAGGCAGGATCCAATCCATTCATATAGAAGAAAGCTTACAGACAAGAAAACAGCAATCTTTAAAAGAATAGTAGTCTAATGCAGTTCTGATTTTGGATAGAGGATTATGGACTACACATAACATAAGATTCCACTGATAGCACCAACTACTCGAAATAGCCATGGGTTGTAAAGTTCATCGTTACAGGAAAcagaggagaaaaaaaaacagtttcttttttcacttttttgtcttttttaacAGGTGGTTGTTCTTCCTCCTGTTATTTTTTTACTTAGTTATTTATTCTTaccccaaataaaaaaaaaaaaaaggaactggAACAAGAAAACGGGCAATCTTCTACTGCTCCAATAATCTTTCCCATTTTTACGTTTCGGCATTTGAGCAGGTAGGTGTTcttctattttcttttatttatttatcaattgTTACAAAGAAAATTTCAGTAGATGCATAGATGAAGAGGGAAATGTGTAATGCAGTTAATAACCTAGGAGTGGAAGTTGATACCTTCAATCCTCTTGAGAAGTTTCTTCACCTTCCGGGCGCAACCATCGCAGTGAATCTGAACTTTAAGAACATGCGTCTGCAAAACAACAAATATGAAAGAATTTACTTAGTAACCAAAAAGAAGACTGCAGACGATAAGTTCTAGTTAGCAAGAGAAATCCGAAGGGGAAAGAAAGCAATGATCAAGTGAAGAAGCCGTTTTGAAAGTATAGTCACCATTATTTTAACCAGCTGAAATTCCTCATTCCTAGACATATTGATCATTAGTTGTAGGTAGTCTGTTTGTCTTGATATGGAAAAAGAAGTTGGAAGTTATAAAGCCTGATGCTTCCTGCTTTTGGGATTCTTGCTTGAAAAGCTAGACCTCAGACCATATGTATGATACAAAGGGATGTTTCTGGTTTCCAGTTCCAGCCAGTACCTACCATGCAAAACCATCAAGTCATCATGTAGACTTTAAATACAACCACAGCtagcttcctttcttttcgagtgccagtgtgtgtgtgtgtgtgtgaaagaGAGAACCAAAGACTGGTTAAAAAGTTGTGATTTGACCGGCTGTAGCCTCTCTGCGTACGTACTTATATGGTCATGACTCCTATCCTGTAGACAGTTCAGTGTCTAGCAGGCACAGGCGTATCTCATGTTTCAGTTCACCTCTGCTGCAATTTTGTTGAGGCAGCAGCACGGTGAGGACTGAGCCACTTGGTTCCATCTTTAGGGTATATTGGTTCTTCTCAGAAGTATCATCAGATCACAACAATATGCAATTTCTATTCAGCCTAAATAAATACTAAATGTTCTTTACATTACATTAGCTTTTAGGGTATAGGAGCAGAGGTAGAAAATCATCAAGAATTTTTgaaccttgtttggattgcaatttttcatccaaaaacttTTGCGTttttgtgaatacatttttcaaaCGTTTTTCtgtttcacatatatcaaatagTTATAGTCTATTTTGCTATTAAAACTCCAAAAATTAGCAATTTAAATGGGTTATTGTCATGCCGACCATACAACATTTGTTAATGATTTACGTCAAAAAGGTTCTATGCTCAAtaaaaagaggagaaaaagtGAAACGTTGATAAAATCATCTCTATGCAAGTAATGAACAAAGTAAATTATTTATTAGTAACAAAGTACAACTTTACAGttgatttcttccttggacCTGGCGCCACGCCATTGATGCGTTTCCCTGGTCCAGCATTTTTATCCCCTGATAGTTTTATACGGGTTGTATAATCAATGCTCAAGTACCCAcagaagagagaaaaaattcAGTTTGGATAAAACCATTTTTATATGGGCCCCTAGGTTTGGACTTTTACTAGGCAGAAAATCGATCGATGAAAAATCAAGCCTGTAAATCAGAGGAAAGTAGGCTTAACTTCTCTTTTGAGCCGTCATTCCAAGAATAGGAGCTGATGTGGATAGTTGAACGAGAAgcccaaaatgaaattttggaaaacaCTTTTGGAATCATTCAGACCCAACCCAAAATTTCGTTTGACAAATGACACATCCATCCACTTTCTTTCATTTTATCGAAAACCAGTCATGTGAGCCGAACTCATTATAGAGTAAAacgttgtgtttggattgcttgtttccgtcggaaaatattgtcgtttttcgtgatcacatttccctatcacctttttcccttacatatatcaaatcgctatagtaattttttcatgaaaaatgacgaaaaatgcaatccaaacacaataattttgtgaattagGATCGTTCATGTGGATATACAGAGCCATAATATATGAATCACTAGTCCTGCAAGACTTGGAACATTACTAATTTTGTGTAGTTAGTCCCAAGTATTCAATTTAGGGATACAAATTAACCTTACAAACTTCATGGCATTGAAGCACTTATCTCCTTTGAAACTCACATCCCTTAAATTACAAggataaggaaaagaaaatggcgGACCCTCTTCTCCCttcaaacatgtactcttgggAAGTTCACATGATTTGAGAACTTgcgtagcattttttttttttttttttgcatacaTTGTCTGATATTGAAAAAAGAGAACAACGAAGAAGACgaaccccccaaaaaaaaaaaaaacaaaagaaagatgatGAACTCTTGTTCCATGACATTGGGAAAATTTTGTTACAGTCAAAGTGTAGTTCATTCTTGATGATAGGCTTAACTTCACGCTAACAGCAGAATAGGATAACCCTCTTTTCCCCCGTCCACTTTCCCACTTCTACAGTAGTAACTCATAGCATATAAATGTTTCTTCTACCAACATCCCCATTTCTCACGTATTGGTGTGTGCGTGGTACATTATCATTGAGCAAGTTTTTTCTTGTTGGAAAGGTATAGATGCTTTCCTCTTTAATTTGATGCCCAGCACtgtttgaataaaaataaaaatgtttaGGCTGCAAAAATATCTGCCTTGACATCCATCCGTTGGCAAACTTGGCCTAATTGTAGGACACAAATACTTTGTCAGTAAGCATATTATCAAGTAGTATTAAAGAAAACGCATTGTTAATATGTGCATTTGACTTTAAGCGGCGCAAATGATGTAAAATAGAGAAAGATACACACAAAATCTTCTGAAGACGTCTCCAAATCCTCTATCTATGCATGTTTGAGACGGATCCCAGATTGTTCGTTCATTTCTTGTCTCTTTTTGAGGTGACCTCTGACCATTACTGTTGCTCGTGGAAGGCATTTTCACAGTGATAAATTATTGCAGGTATTAACATCAAATTATACTAATCACACTAGGATAAGTCGGTTAGCAAGTTGATTAACTTTTTTCGCTTTTTTGGAAGCTGTAGGTCCAAAAAGTGGTTATGAAAAATGGCCACTTTGATTTAATTAAGTTGGTAGTGCAAAAGTAAAACAAGAGGATGCGGCGGTGCTTTAGATTTATGGATTGTTGGTTACGAAAGTGGAGACCCTGTTAGACGTTTGCTAATACGTACCATTAATTAGTAATTTGGACAAAGGTAGTCAGGTTGATAAACATCACCGGTTTATGGGTAGTTTGAAGCCAAGAAATATCAAATACTTAGGACTTGTTTCATATtccaattcagcacttaaatttaacgAATTCATAGATTTCAAACTTCAGACGCATCCCTAATCATATCTGTCAGAGGTAGTAGCAGGTCTATTATGAAGTTTGAgctgtaaagaaaaatatttctttGTTGGATCCGAACTCAAACAACAAGAAAGAGAGATGTCTTTCAAATAAGTGAAAAGTGAAACCAAAAACTTACCAAAGATTTGAGATAAGATTTTGGGGCGTAATCAGTTTGCATATCTATATCACCAACACAGTTCAATCTTCGTAGTCACATTAAAGCCAAGCCAGAGATTAGGGAAACACACTCTCAATATTTTTGGTTGAAAAGGAAGGATGCCAAGCAGAGGAAGCAGGTATAACTTTACCAAGAACCCCAAATTATTACTTATTAGTAGTAGTACGCCATTAGGGAATCTAGCTAGTGATGAGTACCAAGTTGAAAACTCAGGCACACTTCTGATTGGAAATCTGTCAAAACTGTAAAATTCCTCCGACAGGCCTTGACTAATATGGGTCGTCAAAATTCCATTTtggagaatttttttctttatagCCTTCAAAGTTTTAAAAAGGAGGTTTGGTTAGATAAACCTTGGATTTTGCTAGAAGCTAACACCTTTCTTCACAAAGGCATTGAATGAGGTTGCGTTTCAAGCTTGTTTTTGTATGGTTGTTTCAGATACTGATGCCTGTGTCTTTTTTGTAATAAATTGATTAATTCAAGCTGTATACTACATTCTTCTCTGATTCTGATGCCTTGATCGTTTCACATCATCCTGTTACTAGGGAAAACGACTATGGTATTATGCGGTCTTAGTTTTGGCCAAAATTCATTGATAGCTGAAGCAACACGAGGAACTTAGACATTCCGCGACATAAAAAGGTAATAAATAATTAGATTACAGTTTTGTGCCGTAACGTTAATTGCAACCACCTTTTGTTgccctcctctttttttttttcttattcgaTGGAACTTTATGTTACCCtgtggctgatgtgatgattcaGGAGCACATCGGGCTAGCTGAGGGCAAGCGGGCTGGTCAAACATTCACTCCTCCATATTTCACTCTACGTTCGGAAGTCGAAACTTCCTTTAACCAGGGAAAATTGCATcttgaactatttttccagcGCAAATGCGGAACGCCAAAAGTTGGGCTGAACTCGATTCGTTTACGGCTCTATTTGAAGAAGTAACTTTAGGTCTTGATTATATGTTTACATGACAACTTGATGAAAATTGATGGAAAACAAATTTTGGGATCCAATTCCATGCATTTGAtagttattttttttcccatttttactTGAATTATGCCACTAACTTGCTCAATAAATCACTATTTTCTTGTCATCTCAATCATTGAGATAACTTACTATCGCACCTCTCATTTCTTTTTCGTAACTTGGGACCCGATTCTTGAAATCTAAGATCGACAGTCTCGGCGCGATGCCACTATTccgtccaaaaaaaaaactgtaattGTGCGAGGGAAAAAATCAAGAGGTGCAATAAGATCCTCAAGTGATATGCCCAAAAAACTGGCAAACCAAACTATGAAACATTTTGGAATGGTGTTCACAAAGTGAGATTTATTTAGACACCCTAGTAATGTTTATTAGCGAGTACCAATTTTTAAGTAACTCAAAATGGGAGCAGTCTGAAAAAGGATCTTAGACTTGCGAGAAGCATGAAACCTGTCGTTAATGGAGGCAAAGCCATGTTAGACGTCGCACCAATCTTTCTTTACGCAATCGTTGATTAATCACTCCTTTTTAAGCAAGAAATCATGGATCCcgtttagttttgtttttggaggggtTGAGGGCGGCGAGAATCTTATTCCTCCACTTGAGAGCAGCTACCCATCTAAAGCAATGTCTTGGATTCACTCTTTCCTTTGCTCcaagtataaatttttttttgatttgacATTCTCCACGTTTCGCCACTGCTTTTATTTGCCACAAGAATTGATTTGCGCTTTTAACATCACAATTAGCGTTGATTTGCCACAAACATATTCCACTTAGAATAAGTTCAACCCTTTCCTAAAATTAGATACTCGTGTGGTTCAACACATGATAGACAAAGGACTTTATCGACATTGGATTCGTGTAAAGAGTTTAAACGATTAAGGAGAGAAACCCTCGTACAGAAGGCCACCATGAGTTATCTCTTttacaaattttgttttaaggAGAGGGTGTCAAGTTTGTATAGATACAATTATCATACTGGTTCTTGACAGTGTAATTAAATGAGCAGGTTTAACCGACAAAATAGATTTTGACTTATGGTCATCATATCATCTGTTGATATGGAGGTCAATTTCAGTTCAGTTCGGTTTATCTACTGATGTTGTAGGAGAAATTCAATTAACTTGACACAAGAAAATATTAGCTGGTTGATATGATAATCATCATCTCATCTGCTGTTATGCATTTCTTTATTAATTTGAACTTTGTCTCGTGCTTAAACCAAGTAATATCTTCATCCTGTACAAACTATATGGCGACCGGAGAACCGAAAATATATGATAATTGATCCACGATGAATTATTTGGGGAGTTGAAATTATGTGGAAGTAGCTAATACTGCATGCTTTGTGTCACAGATTTGTGACACAAAGTACATATATTTGATCAGGTACTGTAATATGCAAAGCCTCTtcgttggaaaaaaaaaaaacgactcAGAAACAGTTCAAAATGAAGGGAAGGAAACTGAGGTCTACGGGGCACTTTATACTAACTGTTGATAATAATCACATAATGGAGCAGGCATTGGGGTTGTCATCACTGAAAAGGTAGGTGATTCTCTCTTCAGTTGCGTTTGGGGGAGGAGCAGCTTGTACCACATTCCTCACAAATCCCGCAGGTGCTCTCTTGTCGTAGGCTCCAGTTACATATGGGTAAAACACCAGGTTATGAGGGACATATGGCCAGAACTCTGCTCTTTTTCCAGTGTCTTTTATTCTCTTTAATACTTTATTTGGATCAACGTAGCCACTCACCTTTACTCGGCTTTGCTTTCGATCTACTTCCAGTGTTTTCAGACCTAAAAAACCATCTGAAATTAGTTGATATATATCAAACAAGTACAAGCTTACGAAGTAAAGTGTGTTTTCGGCTTGacgaaaaaaatataaatatattgttTTCGGTTGACAAGCTTTTTAGGAGTATGTGTTATGTAACAAGAAAATTATAATCTTTAGTGGAGGTGTAATTAATGAAAACATTGATCAACTTGCTAAAAAGGTTAGTCTATATATTGGTCCGAATTTTCATATTAAAAAAAGGGTTCTCCTCCACCATTAATACGGGATGCACTTTTTGGTATAAAGGGCAGATGAAAGGCATAAATAAGTGGCAATGGATTGAACATAAAAAAGTGGTTGGATTGCATTCTATCCGTAGTTATCCAGATCGATCTTCGCCCTTCATCTTCTTCCGATGAAAAGAGCCCAGCATATTTGGATTTGAGCATTTTCTAATAATGAAAGGTTTTTGCAGGGTTTTTACTTGATACACTCGAATCTGACTGACTTGCAAGAAAACATGCGAAACGCATCCTGATGAAAGTTTCGATCGCCTTGTATTACACTCGAAACTCATCAAGAGTGATCCAAGAGATCCGCCAATACTTTATAGGAAATCAAATAGCTACGACTAGCAGTCATTCCACAAAAAGGAAACAGAGAAAATAGATGTTGGTTGCATGTGTGAATCTGAAACTGACAATGTACCaaaaaagttgaaaagaaaatcaaccagaaaaagtaaaaaggaagaaaaagaataaagcaCCCCAGCAAACTAATGACATCTCTTAAATGACAAGAATTATACACTATTCATTAATCTATGTGCAAAATAATTCAAATGCATTAATTGAAGATAAGAGAGAGGAAGTTTTCGTATTGGTTTCTTCTGACTGAGGTTTTGACTTGCATCAATGCGATGCATCATAACTCAGAAGCAGCAGAAGCTAAACATGTTTTCCTTGGATACactgaaataaataaaaaaaaaaaaaaaaaaaagagtgcaaTGCAAGTAGTTTTACCTTTCATGTCTTTTACAGCATTCTTCACTCTTCTTTCGCATCCATCACAGTCCATCTTAACTTTAATCTCAACGGTCTGGTTaagtaaaaatgacaaaagcAAACATCCCTCATCATTCAGTCCGTTAAGTGAAACAGAAGAGCACCAAAACAACAGACGTAAATGTTAAAACCCTGAGAAGCGATTAAGAAGTTGACTATGCGCGCGACGCGCAGGTGCTCCCTAGAAAATTAAGCAGTTACCTGCATTGGTTTCCTCTTGCTTCTTCTTGTGCTGGTGACAGTACAAAAGTTTGAGAGGTAGTCGAGAGCCCCCATTTGTTCTCCACTGAATATGGAAGAAAGCAAAGCTACCCCAGAGAGAATCGAGAAGAAATGGTCAGATATATGAGTGGGCTGGTCTGCGAGTCTTTGATACCTATTTGCAAGAGGTGGTATTTATGCAAGAAGCTCCTAGCCAAGAGCTTTTGGGATTTAGGCGAAAGGAAATGATATTCTTTTCAAACTCTCAGCTCTGACACTTTCGGGTGTGGAGAGCCtttttgaaacttttatttacctaattatttatttatttattaatttttgcaaaTTTGCCACTAGAGATGTAAAATTACTTAGCTATGTAGTAGTATgtacttcttttattttttttgcgaACGCTCGAGAACAAGCAGATACATCTAATGCCTCTTGAGATGAATAATATCTTAGgcgagaaattcatgaaaaattaTATAGATATCTTACTTAGA
This window encodes:
- the LOC113702420 gene encoding uncharacterized protein isoform X2, with product MVLAQIKMARRPYSRLLFLPCHFNITPQAPLRSPFLAALQSIPANSGSLVVNFGCRCPMPHFQKQARSYARGRRSDYDLFGGKVPGSKEFRKTWAKQMNDEEDCLWTASEDDESDKEDDHSRLKKDIKKAKQRAKEHSDRIDADDSDELWSVWSGSDEEKTLWTGSEEDDDDDIPTEPYPNERSDQYIDRLFEFEEKPKYRTLSEALKDEEGPEELSPGKQARKLALQNALKKLKKGPDGRYTNVWEVMSDLDVLIAAFENIVSGPEYEELRQGGPKKLNMEFFKDIQAKMRDPNYKFSPELKLKPKSKFVPRKRWQKAQSRRRKAQKR
- the LOC140011467 gene encoding uncharacterized protein; its protein translation is MINMSRNEEFQLVKIMTHVLKVQIHCDGCARKVKKLLKRIEGVYVVSIDCEEQKVKVSGTVDCATLIRKLMKAGKHAELWRPRTRQFQSLQELSNWPPDGAYLPDGVSASNIQPKLASVYDRGIDDWALERYLDENAGIKSLMGENNNRALAVGNNAPLAWNGDVVPDVQSLGGKPRPTDFPDSSKYAGAFAGYEDRGYPGLQHLQSLPAYDHYYSPFMMRNNMQQYHYKLPTPVIMNNAIPDMHANYNPMMNDITYLHQTQGTLNPVSPTLTPYSWNYY
- the LOC113702385 gene encoding heavy metal-associated isoprenylated plant protein 21 — its product is MGALDYLSNFCTVTSTRRSKRKPMQTVEIKVKMDCDGCERRVKNAVKDMKGLKTLEVDRKQSRVKVSGYVDPNKVLKRIKDTGKRAEFWPYVPHNLVFYPYVTGAYDKRAPAGFVRNVVQAAPPPNATEERITYLFSDDNPNACSIM
- the LOC113702420 gene encoding uncharacterized protein isoform X1; its protein translation is MVLAQIKMARRPYSRLLFLPCHFNITPQAPLRSPFLAALQSIPANSGSLVVNFGCRCPMPHFQKQAARSYARGRRSDYDLFGGKVPGSKEFRKTWAKQMNDEEDCLWTASEDDESDKEDDHSRLKKDIKKAKQRAKEHSDRIDADDSDELWSVWSGSDEEKTLWTGSEEDDDDDIPTEPYPNERSDQYIDRLFEFEEKPKYRTLSEALKDEEGPEELSPGKQARKLALQNALKKLKKGPDGRYTNVWEVMSDLDVLIAAFENIVSGPEYEELRQGGPKKLNMEFFKDIQAKMRDPNYKFSPELKLKPKSKFVPRKRWQKAQSRRRKAQKR